Genomic segment of Osmia bicornis bicornis chromosome 2, iOsmBic2.1, whole genome shotgun sequence:
GAATCTTCGTCGCATTTTTACGAACTCCTCTTAAAACGAAGCGTAGCATCCTCGATTGCTCGATCAACTCGTTTTCGTAACATTTTAACGTGTTCCAAAGGAAAAGTGAGTTTAAATATTGCAATACCCACGGTTCCACTGGCTTGGATCCAGGACGCGCGATTTCCCGTGGTTTCACATTCGCTAAATCCTTTCAATCTTGATCGTTGCACAGCGTAAAAAAGAACGAGATGAATAGGCCGGTAGATCGTTGATAAAGGCTCTGGTTCCGGATTGAGTCACTCGAAGAATCTGTCTAAAAATTCTTTTGATAAGAATACTAATCTGGCGTCAATGAACGAACGTTAATGAATGTAAGTGATCGGAGATACCTTAATTCATTGTCGGACCGTTTCGAAATTGTTTGGCTTGTGCTAAGTGATAAAGTGGCCATCTCAAACGAGTGAAGGGAGAAGTGGAAGACGCCTGAAGAATCTAGAGCAAATGTTGAGCACGGTGTGAAGGATGAGAGGACTTGTGATGATACTGGAAAAAAAGGACGTTATTAAGTGATGTGAAAAAGagataaatttgaatattgttCTTTCTTTTAAAGAGAAATTGAACCAAAGTTCTTTGGTTCAATATAAATTTACCTTCTGAAGTTGAATAATAGAGGGAAAAAAACATGGAAGAACCAACGACTTCCACAATTTTATTGATAGCAAAGATAGGAGCAATGATTGGTCTTGGTTTCGGTTCCTTGATCCTGGGAATGTTACCGTTGATAGTAGGACGATACAGAATCAACCATCGCCAAAAACGACACCGGGGAATTTCCAGCAATTCCAGCACTTGCACTTCGACCTCGGTTTCGAACGCTTCCTCTTCTACCGTTTTCTCCGGATCTGCAACAGATTCGCAAGTACGTTTCCGATGTACGAAGCTATCGCCAAACAACATCAGAAATGTTCAACAATTTAATCCTCAACTGGTACGactaaatcaaaataattcaTATTCTTTTCTCGGATCATTCCTTTTGATCCCGTTCACCTGAAACTCGTATAGTAAAATAATCCAACGTTTCAAAAATCAATGTTGATATTATCACATGAATAGGTAGCATACctaaattttattatctcCATTGGATCATAAATGAATCATTAAAGATAACAAATTTGTTAACTGTTTGAACTAAACGTCACGTCTTGCCCGTACAAAATACAAAGTAACTGCCGACCAAATGTGTCAACATTTAATCGGTTGCTTATCAGTAATCCGGCCAATTGagggttaaaataaatttatcgaaCATTCAGCAGTCGTTCCTCTAAAATTACGTCTTCTAGAACGAATGAAACGAAGTAaattgtagaaaaataaaattcttatgTCCTCTTGTACAAAGTGGGTTAACATTTACACAAGATAAGCTCGTCGAAGGCAGCAACGATTGTCCCAATTATAAGCTGCGCTTTCTTTCGAGGAACGACTGGGTAACTATGTTCGATAAGAATGATAGAGAAATTCGAAGATAACTTATAATCCCCCCCCCCAGGGCCTGCAAACGTCGTTGTTACTTTGCTTCGGAGGAGGGGTCCTCTTATTCACCACGTTCCTGCATTTAGCACCGGAAGTTCGCGTCAGCGTGGAGAGACACCAGAAGAACGATCAACTGCCAACCTTAGGCACGCTTAGTTTGTCTGAATTACTGTTCTGTGCTGGATTCTTCCTCGTTTACCTCGTTGAGGAGGCGGTGCACGCAGCGTTGACGGGAAAACCCGAGTCTTCGGAGGCTCTCCTATATAGGACAGTCTCTGTACGCAGATGCAACAATCAACCAGGTGCATCGACGACTGCGTCGACAGGTTCAACGACCACGATGTCCACTACGACCAGGTCTACCTGGAGGGAGGGTAACGATGAGTTAGAAGAGAATGAAAACGAATTGAACAAGCAGTCTAAACACGATAAAGCGTTACCAGCTATATTCGTCCTGTCCTCTCCAACGGGGTTATCCTCTGATGAACATAGTCCAGAGAATGTGAGATACCCTTCCGATACAAATCTGAACCAATACCCCAGGACGAAGCAACACGAACATAAGCACGTCCCTGTGACGAAAAATACCTCGATTCAGGGTCTGTTGACCGTTCTAGCTCTCTCTTTCCACGCAATCTTCGAGGGTCTAGCTGTTGGACTAGAACCCTCTATCGGTTCCGTGGTTTATCTAGCTGCAGCTATAGCCACGCACAAACTGGTCATCTCATTTTGCGTTGGAATGGAATTATACGTCGCTGGTGCATCCACCAG
This window contains:
- the LOC114877173 gene encoding uncharacterized protein LOC114877173 isoform X1, translating into MEEPTTSTILLIAKIGAMIGLGFGSLILGMLPLIVGRYRINHRQKRHRGISSNSSTCTSTSVSNASSSTVFSGSATDSQVRFRCTKLSPNNIRNVQQFNPQLGLQTSLLLCFGGGVLLFTTFLHLAPEVRVSVERHQKNDQLPTLGTLSLSELLFCAGFFLVYLVEEAVHAALTGKPESSEALLYRTVSVRRCNNQPGASTTASTGSTTTMSTTTRSTWREGNDELEENENELNKQSKHDKALPAIFVLSSPTGLSSDEHSPENVRYPSDTNLNQYPRTKQHEHKHVPVTKNTSIQGLLTVLALSFHAIFEGLAVGLEPSIGSVVYLAAAIATHKLVISFCVGMELYVAGASTRTTLSYLTIFSMVTPIGIAVGLALDYFKNDSGNLGPTPTILQGMAAGTLLYVVFFEVLARERANEKSGLLQLTAIIVGFMLMLGLQIATAHSHSHSHSHSHSHGHSHGNDTDHHHEDDHDHELDSYEYNHSNKTSEQIFTDTIDKVTESIAETVSTVLSSSMKNPTNTSLRIRNGTS
- the LOC114877173 gene encoding zinc transporter ZIP3-like isoform X2, coding for MEEPTTSTILLIAKIGAMIGLGFGSLILGMLPLIVGRYRINHRQKRHRGISSNSSTCTSTSVSNASSSTVFSGSATDSQGLQTSLLLCFGGGVLLFTTFLHLAPEVRVSVERHQKNDQLPTLGTLSLSELLFCAGFFLVYLVEEAVHAALTGKPESSEALLYRTVSVRRCNNQPGASTTASTGSTTTMSTTTRSTWREGNDELEENENELNKQSKHDKALPAIFVLSSPTGLSSDEHSPENVRYPSDTNLNQYPRTKQHEHKHVPVTKNTSIQGLLTVLALSFHAIFEGLAVGLEPSIGSVVYLAAAIATHKLVISFCVGMELYVAGASTRTTLSYLTIFSMVTPIGIAVGLALDYFKNDSGNLGPTPTILQGMAAGTLLYVVFFEVLARERANEKSGLLQLTAIIVGFMLMLGLQIATAHSHSHSHSHSHSHGHSHGNDTDHHHEDDHDHELDSYEYNHSNKTSEQIFTDTIDKVTESIAETVSTVLSSSMKNPTNTSLRIRNGTS